Sequence from the Candidatus Dormiibacterota bacterium genome:
GTCCTGCGGACCACCCTCGACCGCGCCCTGCGCCGTGGCGGCGACTTCGCGGACGTCTTCGTCGAGCAGCGCCGGAGCACCTCCATCGCCATGGAGGACAGCCGCATCGAGCGGGTCCAGGCGGGGACCGAGCAGGGCGCCGGGATCCGCGTCGTCTGCGGGCTCAGCACCGCCTTCGCCTACACCGACGAGCTCACCGAGGCCGGGCTGCTCCGCGCCGCGGAGACCGCCGCCGCCGCGGCCAGGGGAGGGGCCGACGGCGCCTCCATCGACCTCCGCGAGCGCCGGGTCGGCGAGCAGGTGGTGGCGATCCCCCCCGACGGCGTCGACATGGGCCGCAAGGTCGAGCTGCTCCGCGCCGCCGACGCCGCCGCCCGCGAGGAGAGCGCCGCGGTGCGCCAGGTGACCGCCACCTACGCCGAGGGCATCCAGTCGATCATCGTCGCCAACAGCGACGGCACCCTCGCCCGCGATCGCCGCACCCGGGTGCGCGCCTTCGTGCAGGCGGTGGCGGCCCGCGGCGGCGAGGTCCAGAGCGGCTACGAGGCCCCCGGCCGCGCCACCGGCTTCGAGCTCTTCGACCAGCCGGTCCTCACCGACGCCGCCCGCGAGGCGGCGCGCCGCGCCACCCTGCTGCTCGACGCCGAGCCGGCGCCGTCGGGGACGATGACCGTGGTGATCGGCAACGACTTCGGCGGCGTGCTCTTCCACGAGGCCAGCGGCCACGGGCTCGAGGCCGACCACATCGCGAAGCGGGCCTCGGTGTTCGCCGGTCAGATGGGCCAGCTGGTGGCCTCGCCGCTGGTGACCGCGGTCGACGACGGCACCCTGGAGGGGGCCTGGGGCACCCTGCGGATCGACGACGAGGGCATCCCCACCCAGCGCAACGTGCTCATCGAGGAGGGGGTGCTCACCGGGTACATGTTCGACCGGCTCCGCGCCCGCCAGGACGGCCGCCCCTCCACCGGCAACGGCCGGCGGCAGTCGTACCAGCACATCCCGATGCCGCGGATGACCAACACCTACATCCTCCCCGGCGAGTCCACCGTCGAGGACCTGATCGCCTCGACCCCGCACGGCCTCTACGCCAAGCGGCTCGGCTCCGGGCAGGTGAACACGGTCACCGGCGACTTCGTCTTCGCGGTCACCGAGGGCTACCTGATCGAGAACGGGCGGATCACCCGCCCGGTGCGCGGCGCCACCATCATCGGCAACGGCCCGGCGGCGCTCCGCAAGGTCGACATGGTCGCCGACGACTGCGGCCTCGCCCCCGGCACCTGCGGCAAGGAGGGGCAGGCGGTGCCGGTGAGCGTCGGCCAGCCCCACCTGCGCATCTCCGAGCTGACCGTCGGCGGCACCCGCGTCGCCGGGGTGCAGCTGTGAGCGGCGCCCCGGGTCTGCGCTTCGCCGAGGCCGCCGGGCGGATCCTCGACGGCGCCGTCAGCGGCGGCGCCGGCGACGCCGAGGCCTACGTGCACCACGGCGCCGAGCTCACGGTGAAGGCGTTCGGCGGCGAGGTGGAGTCGTTGACCTCGGCGGAGTCGCGGGGGATCGGCCTCCGGGTGTTCGCCGACTCGCGGATGGGCTTCGCCTACACCTCCGACCTCTCCGAGGAGGGGCTGCGCCGGCTCGTCGACACCGCGCTGGCCGCCTGCCGGGTCAACGAGCCCGACGAGCACGCCGGGCTGCCCGACGCCGTCCCCAACGGCGACCTCGACCTCGTCGCCGCCGACTTCGACGCGCTCTCGGTCGAGGAGCGGGTCGCGATGGCGCTCGAGCTGGAGCGGCTGGCCACCACCGCCGTGCCCGAGGTGCGGCGCGCCAGCGGCGCCGTCTACGCCGACGAGCGCGGCCGCAACGAGCTGTACACCACCCGTGGGGTCGCCGCCGCCTTCGAGGCCACCGTCGCCTACGGCTACGTCGAGACCATCGCCGAGCGTGGTGAGGAGATGCAGGCGGGGATGTCCTTCACCTACGGCCGCTCCGCGAGCGCCCTGGACCTCGCCGCCTGCGGCCGCGAGGCGGCGGAGCGCGCCGCCGGGCTGCTCGGCGCCGACCG
This genomic interval carries:
- a CDS encoding TldD/PmbA family protein, producing MIDDAVLRTTLDRALRRGGDFADVFVEQRRSTSIAMEDSRIERVQAGTEQGAGIRVVCGLSTAFAYTDELTEAGLLRAAETAAAAARGGADGASIDLRERRVGEQVVAIPPDGVDMGRKVELLRAADAAAREESAAVRQVTATYAEGIQSIIVANSDGTLARDRRTRVRAFVQAVAARGGEVQSGYEAPGRATGFELFDQPVLTDAAREAARRATLLLDAEPAPSGTMTVVIGNDFGGVLFHEASGHGLEADHIAKRASVFAGQMGQLVASPLVTAVDDGTLEGAWGTLRIDDEGIPTQRNVLIEEGVLTGYMFDRLRARQDGRPSTGNGRRQSYQHIPMPRMTNTYILPGESTVEDLIASTPHGLYAKRLGSGQVNTVTGDFVFAVTEGYLIENGRITRPVRGATIIGNGPAALRKVDMVADDCGLAPGTCGKEGQAVPVSVGQPHLRISELTVGGTRVAGVQL